From Vreelandella neptunia, the proteins below share one genomic window:
- the hydA gene encoding dihydropyrimidinase, which produces MSLLIKGGTVVTHADTYRADVLCVDGKIHAIGTDLDVPEGCDIVDASDQLVMPGGIDPHTHMQMPFMGAVASEDFYTGTAAAMAGGTTTIIDFVIPSPGQSLLEAFETWQGWAKKAATDFAFHVAITWWDESVKEEMGTLVREHGVNSFKHFMAYKGAIMATDDILVESFSRCLELGAVPTVHAENGELVYHMQQKLLAQGITGPEAHPLSRPPQVEGEAASRAIRIATTLGAPVYLVHVSTKDAVDEIAYARQQGHPVFGECLAGHLVIDDSVYQHPDWATAAAHVMSPPFRPKGHQEALWHGLQSGNLQTTATDHCCFCEEQKAAGKDDFTKIPNGTAGVEDRLAVLWDEGVNTGKLSPQEFVAVTSTNTAKIFNLYPRKGAIQVGSDADIVVWDPNGTRTISAKTHHQNVDFNIFEGKTVRGIARHTISKGKWVWRDGELRAERGAGRYLERPAYPGVFELLAKRAELNAPVAVKR; this is translated from the coding sequence ATGAGCTTATTAATCAAGGGCGGCACCGTGGTCACCCACGCTGACACTTACCGCGCTGACGTGCTGTGTGTTGACGGTAAAATCCATGCGATTGGCACCGATCTAGATGTCCCTGAAGGGTGTGATATTGTCGATGCCAGCGATCAACTGGTGATGCCTGGAGGCATTGACCCCCATACCCATATGCAGATGCCTTTTATGGGGGCCGTCGCCAGCGAAGATTTTTACACTGGCACCGCCGCGGCCATGGCAGGCGGCACCACGACGATTATCGATTTTGTGATTCCCAGCCCCGGCCAATCACTGCTAGAAGCCTTTGAAACCTGGCAGGGATGGGCGAAAAAAGCCGCCACCGACTTTGCCTTCCACGTGGCGATTACCTGGTGGGATGAGAGCGTCAAAGAGGAGATGGGCACGCTAGTGCGGGAGCACGGGGTCAATAGCTTCAAGCACTTTATGGCCTACAAAGGCGCGATTATGGCCACCGATGACATTCTGGTGGAGAGCTTTTCTCGCTGTCTGGAACTGGGCGCGGTGCCGACAGTACACGCTGAAAACGGCGAGCTGGTGTATCACATGCAGCAGAAGCTGTTGGCTCAGGGCATCACCGGGCCAGAAGCCCACCCGCTTTCCCGCCCGCCCCAGGTCGAAGGCGAAGCGGCCAGCCGAGCTATTCGCATTGCCACTACCCTGGGGGCACCGGTGTATCTGGTACATGTTTCCACTAAAGACGCGGTGGATGAGATCGCCTACGCCCGCCAGCAGGGCCACCCAGTATTTGGCGAGTGCTTAGCGGGCCATTTGGTCATTGACGACAGTGTCTATCAGCATCCCGACTGGGCAACCGCCGCGGCCCACGTAATGAGTCCACCCTTCCGCCCTAAAGGCCATCAGGAAGCCCTGTGGCACGGCCTGCAGTCAGGCAATCTACAGACTACCGCTACCGACCACTGCTGCTTCTGCGAAGAGCAGAAAGCTGCCGGTAAAGATGATTTTACCAAGATTCCCAACGGCACCGCTGGCGTGGAAGATCGCCTCGCCGTGCTATGGGATGAAGGCGTTAACACCGGCAAGCTCTCGCCTCAGGAGTTCGTCGCCGTGACCTCCACCAACACCGCCAAGATATTCAACCTCTACCCCCGCAAAGGGGCAATTCAAGTGGGTTCCGATGCGGATATCGTGGTCTGGGATCCAAACGGAACCCGCACGATTTCCGCCAAAACTCACCACCAGAACGTCGATTTCAACATTTTCGAGGGCAAAACGGTGCGCGGCATTGCCCGTCACACTATCAGCAAGGGCAAGTGGGTGTGGCGGGATGGCGAGCTGCGCGCCGAGCGCGGTGCGGGCCGCTATTTAGAACGCCCCGCCTACCCCGGCGTCTTCGAGCTGCTGGCCAAGCGTGCCGAGCTTAACGCCCCCGTCGCCGTTAAACGATAA
- a CDS encoding NAD(P)-dependent oxidoreductase: MTSQLNHLPSAKEVGTYDPHTLDSNFSDLHPPLTPRQAMIESQRCLYCFDAPCVEACPSDIDIPSFIRQISENNINGAAETILEANILGGSCARVCPTEILCERSCVRNHDAECQPVLIGLLQRHATDNMQFESHPFKRAASTGRHIAVVGAGPAGLSCAHRLAMLGHQVTIFEAEQKPGGLNEYGIARYKMTDDFARKEVEFLLEIGGIEIQYGQRLGENLELATLRKQYDSVFLGLGLGASRALGLTGEQAPGLMPAVDYIKVLRQTNDLSSLAVAKRCIVIGAGNTAIDMATQMARLGASEVTLVYRRGVEAMSATEHEQEIAKANGVRMVTWAQPDEILLNDQGRVAGMRFAKTHDQGGRLAPSGETFEITADAVFTAIGQGFEGASLSDATAAELDRDGERIHVNEMFQTSLPNVYAGGDCVKPGQDLTVQAVQHGKLAAHAIHQALAAKQEAA, encoded by the coding sequence GTGACTAGCCAACTGAACCATCTACCCAGCGCAAAAGAGGTCGGCACCTACGACCCGCATACGCTGGACAGCAATTTTAGCGATCTACACCCACCGTTAACTCCGCGCCAGGCGATGATCGAAAGCCAGCGCTGCCTTTACTGCTTTGATGCGCCCTGTGTGGAGGCTTGCCCGTCGGATATTGATATTCCTAGCTTTATTCGCCAAATCAGCGAGAACAATATCAACGGCGCGGCGGAAACCATTCTGGAAGCCAATATCCTAGGTGGCAGCTGCGCCCGGGTGTGCCCTACCGAAATTCTCTGTGAACGCAGCTGCGTGCGTAACCACGATGCCGAGTGTCAGCCAGTACTGATAGGCCTATTACAGCGCCACGCCACCGATAACATGCAGTTCGAGAGCCACCCGTTTAAACGCGCCGCCAGCACAGGCCGCCATATTGCCGTCGTCGGCGCTGGGCCCGCGGGGCTCTCCTGCGCTCACCGCCTGGCGATGCTGGGCCACCAGGTAACGATTTTCGAAGCTGAGCAAAAGCCCGGCGGGCTGAACGAATACGGCATCGCCCGCTACAAAATGACCGATGATTTTGCCCGCAAGGAAGTGGAATTCCTGCTTGAGATCGGCGGCATCGAGATCCAGTACGGCCAGCGTCTGGGCGAAAACCTGGAGCTTGCTACGCTTCGCAAGCAGTACGACAGCGTGTTTCTCGGTTTGGGCCTGGGCGCCAGCCGTGCTCTTGGTTTAACCGGGGAGCAAGCCCCCGGCCTGATGCCTGCGGTGGACTACATCAAGGTTCTCCGCCAAACCAATGACCTAAGCAGTTTGGCCGTGGCCAAGCGCTGTATCGTGATTGGTGCGGGCAATACTGCCATTGATATGGCAACGCAAATGGCTCGCTTAGGGGCAAGCGAAGTAACGCTGGTCTACCGCCGTGGTGTTGAAGCCATGTCCGCCACCGAACATGAGCAAGAGATCGCCAAAGCCAACGGCGTGCGAATGGTGACCTGGGCCCAGCCCGACGAAATTTTGCTCAACGATCAGGGCCGAGTAGCCGGCATGCGCTTTGCCAAAACCCATGATCAAGGGGGCCGCTTAGCCCCTAGCGGAGAAACCTTTGAAATCACCGCCGACGCTGTTTTCACCGCGATAGGCCAAGGGTTCGAAGGCGCGAGCCTAAGCGATGCCACCGCGGCTGAGCTTGATCGGGACGGAGAACGCATTCACGTTAACGAGATGTTCCAAACCTCACTGCCCAATGTGTACGCTGGCGGCGACTGTGTAAAACCCGGCCAAGATCTCACCGTACAAGCCGTGCAGCACGGCAAGCTGGCGGCCCACGCCATTCATCAAGCACTCGCCGCTAAGCAGGAGGCCGCATGA
- the preA gene encoding NAD-dependent dihydropyrimidine dehydrogenase subunit PreA, with the protein MNTTPFNTLSFPGQKNSGDSIVNGVDLSVNFAGIKAPNPFWLASAPPTDKAYNVVRAYEAGWGGVVWKTLGEEPPAVNVSSRYSAHYGKNREVIGFNNIELITDRSLEINLKEITQVKKDWPDRALIVSIMVPCNEEAWAYILPLVEATGADGIELNLGCPHGMPERGMGAAVGQNPDLIEKVTYWCKKHYSKPVIVKLTPNITDIRVGAQAALRGGADAVSLINTINSITSIDLDNMVAKPTVGHQSTHGGYCGSAVKPIAMNMVAEIARDPATPTLPISGIGGISTWRDAAEFIALGAGSVQVCTAAMLNGFRIVEEMKDGLSRWMAEKGYDSIEAFSRKAIPQTTDWKHLDINFKTIAKIDQDLCIECGRCYIACEDTSHQSIAKLTEQDGARRYEVIEEECVGCNLCQITCPVENCITMVPQETGQPFLAWDNDPRNPFRVAS; encoded by the coding sequence ATGAACACGACGCCTTTCAACACCCTCTCTTTTCCAGGCCAGAAAAACAGCGGCGACAGTATCGTTAACGGCGTTGACCTATCGGTGAACTTTGCCGGCATCAAAGCCCCTAACCCCTTCTGGTTAGCCTCCGCCCCGCCTACCGATAAAGCCTACAACGTGGTACGCGCCTATGAAGCTGGCTGGGGCGGCGTAGTATGGAAAACCCTTGGTGAAGAGCCACCTGCGGTGAATGTCTCCTCACGCTACTCGGCCCATTACGGCAAAAATCGTGAGGTCATCGGTTTTAACAATATCGAGCTGATTACCGACCGCTCGCTGGAAATCAACCTCAAAGAGATCACCCAGGTGAAGAAGGATTGGCCTGATCGCGCGCTGATCGTCTCCATCATGGTGCCCTGCAACGAGGAAGCCTGGGCTTATATTCTTCCCTTAGTAGAAGCCACCGGCGCGGACGGCATCGAGCTAAACCTGGGCTGCCCCCACGGCATGCCGGAACGCGGCATGGGCGCGGCGGTGGGTCAAAACCCCGACCTGATCGAAAAAGTCACCTACTGGTGCAAGAAGCATTATTCAAAACCAGTAATTGTAAAACTCACGCCCAATATCACCGATATTCGCGTGGGGGCTCAGGCAGCACTGAGGGGCGGCGCCGATGCGGTATCGCTGATCAATACCATCAATTCGATCACCAGCATCGACCTGGACAATATGGTTGCTAAGCCCACCGTGGGCCACCAGAGCACCCACGGCGGCTACTGCGGCAGCGCCGTGAAACCTATCGCGATGAACATGGTGGCAGAAATTGCCCGCGACCCGGCGACGCCCACGCTGCCAATCTCTGGTATTGGCGGTATTTCCACCTGGCGGGATGCGGCGGAATTTATCGCCCTAGGCGCGGGCAGCGTGCAGGTATGTACCGCGGCGATGCTCAACGGCTTTCGTATTGTGGAGGAGATGAAAGACGGGCTTTCCCGCTGGATGGCGGAAAAAGGCTACGACTCGATCGAGGCGTTCTCCCGAAAGGCGATACCGCAGACCACTGACTGGAAACACCTGGATATCAACTTCAAGACCATCGCCAAGATCGATCAGGATCTGTGCATCGAGTGCGGCCGCTGCTATATCGCCTGCGAGGACACCTCCCACCAGTCGATTGCCAAGCTCACCGAACAGGACGGCGCTCGCCGCTATGAAGTGATTGAAGAGGAGTGCGTAGGCTGTAACCTTTGCCAGATCACCTGCCCAGTGGAGAACTGCATCACCATGGTGCCCCAAGAGACCGGCCAACCCTTCCTGGCCTGGGATAACGACCCACGCAATCCTTTCCGGGTCGCTTCTTAA
- a CDS encoding ABC transporter substrate-binding protein, with product MKFAITTTAMLLAAASATASADQRIATFDLGSLDTLDALGLKEQVVGVPKASLPDYLEQYAADDVTNIGGLRSPDMDALGESEPSLILYTGRQGEWEEELSEIAPLLNTSLQGDDYLTAFDANIRELASRLAVEGKAEEALGILHAEIETQREALSNAPSTLVVTHNGGNLMLNQHPVVHDVLGVATVEMPASVTSETRGTRTFTPLSPEAISEIDPEVLLVVDRSAAIGDEPADADALAKTLLDAGAEKAQVVMLTPALWYLSGGGLQSLALQVEEVAAALNSSGN from the coding sequence ATGAAGTTCGCTATCACTACCACCGCTATGCTCTTAGCGGCTGCCAGCGCTACTGCGAGCGCCGACCAACGAATCGCCACCTTCGATTTAGGCAGCCTGGATACGCTGGATGCACTCGGTTTAAAAGAGCAGGTCGTGGGTGTACCGAAAGCCAGCCTGCCTGACTATCTTGAGCAGTATGCAGCCGATGACGTCACCAATATCGGCGGCCTACGCTCACCGGATATGGATGCCCTTGGCGAAAGCGAGCCTAGCCTCATTCTCTACACCGGACGCCAGGGTGAGTGGGAAGAGGAACTTAGCGAGATCGCTCCGCTGCTCAACACCAGCCTTCAGGGTGACGACTACCTGACTGCTTTTGACGCCAACATACGCGAACTGGCGAGTCGTTTAGCGGTGGAAGGCAAAGCTGAAGAGGCGCTGGGAATACTGCACGCCGAGATTGAGACCCAGCGCGAAGCGCTAAGCAACGCTCCTAGCACGCTGGTGGTAACCCACAACGGCGGTAACCTGATGTTGAATCAGCACCCGGTCGTTCACGACGTGCTGGGTGTAGCTACCGTTGAGATGCCTGCTAGCGTGACATCTGAAACCCGCGGTACCCGTACCTTTACCCCGCTTTCACCTGAGGCGATTAGCGAAATTGATCCAGAGGTCTTGCTGGTAGTTGATCGCAGCGCCGCGATTGGCGATGAGCCTGCCGATGCAGATGCCTTAGCGAAAACGCTCTTAGATGCGGGTGCTGAGAAAGCGCAGGTTGTTATGCTAACCCCCGCGCTGTGGTACCTCTCCGGTGGCGGCCTGCAGAGTCTGGCGCTACAGGTTGAAGAAGTCGCTGCCGCGCTAAACTCGTCAGGTAACTAA
- a CDS encoding methyl-accepting chemotaxis protein, whose product MNRLLSNVSVKMGLTLVLAVFSLLIIVIAFLGYRAGEEGSSSLREVDRAADQMRAVNQGQLSVANAQLFYVNSFVASYEGDARSARQYLAEAQDMQESARDHFDQFESIAVPAPRVDTLIASFDRLTEQGLMPQEAALAAGDEDAFRNARESASDLNQRFIEASRAYNDYMADQNKLMVTDYESDMQLIGYIDIAVLLFAALMVIFVRIAMVGSIVKPLDEAVAHFERIAKNDLSGQVSERGSNEIGKLFSAMQHMQSNLSKTVSEVRDGSGSIHIGAREIASGNADLSSRTEQQASSLQETAASMEQLTATVKQNADNARQASQLANDASSTASNGGEVVEQVITTMHGISSSSQKVADIITVIDSIAFQTNILALNASVEAARAGEQGRGFAVVASEVRNLASRSADAAKEIKALIEASSSQVKEGSALVESAGATMRDVVSSVRRVTDIMDEISAASQEQSSGIEQVNQAVAQMDEVTQQNAALVQQASSAASSLEEQAARLESVVSAFRLADGESRTQHAPLASPQRSSQHLSQQQPALMRPAPRSQASSKTTASTEDDWEAF is encoded by the coding sequence ATGAACCGTCTACTCAGCAATGTGTCCGTCAAGATGGGGTTAACCCTCGTTCTTGCTGTCTTTTCGTTATTAATTATCGTTATCGCCTTTCTTGGTTATCGAGCTGGCGAAGAGGGTAGCTCTTCGCTTAGAGAAGTCGACCGTGCGGCGGATCAAATGCGCGCGGTTAACCAAGGCCAGTTATCGGTAGCAAACGCACAGCTTTTTTATGTAAACAGTTTTGTCGCGAGTTATGAAGGCGATGCTCGTTCGGCCCGTCAATACTTGGCAGAGGCCCAGGACATGCAGGAAAGTGCACGAGATCATTTTGACCAATTTGAGTCGATCGCGGTGCCGGCGCCCCGTGTAGACACCTTGATAGCAAGCTTCGACCGCTTGACCGAACAGGGGCTTATGCCCCAGGAAGCGGCGCTGGCTGCCGGGGACGAGGACGCTTTTCGCAACGCAAGAGAATCGGCCAGTGATTTGAATCAGCGGTTCATCGAGGCGAGCAGGGCTTACAACGATTATATGGCGGATCAAAACAAGCTTATGGTCACCGATTATGAAAGTGACATGCAGCTGATTGGCTATATCGATATCGCCGTACTGTTATTTGCAGCATTGATGGTTATATTTGTGCGTATCGCCATGGTGGGCTCTATCGTTAAGCCGCTAGACGAGGCAGTCGCTCACTTTGAGCGTATTGCCAAAAACGATCTTTCAGGCCAAGTCAGTGAGCGTGGCAGTAACGAAATTGGCAAACTGTTTAGCGCCATGCAGCATATGCAAAGCAATTTATCTAAAACAGTCTCCGAAGTACGCGATGGCAGCGGCTCGATTCATATCGGTGCACGCGAAATAGCCAGTGGCAATGCGGATCTATCCTCGCGTACCGAGCAGCAGGCATCATCGTTGCAGGAAACCGCTGCTAGCATGGAGCAGTTAACCGCTACTGTTAAACAGAATGCCGATAATGCCCGCCAGGCCAGCCAGTTGGCGAACGATGCTTCAAGCACCGCAAGCAACGGTGGCGAAGTCGTTGAGCAAGTCATTACCACCATGCACGGTATCTCTAGCAGCTCGCAGAAAGTAGCGGATATTATTACCGTTATCGACTCTATCGCCTTCCAGACCAATATCTTGGCACTCAATGCCTCGGTGGAAGCGGCGCGCGCAGGCGAGCAAGGCCGGGGCTTTGCGGTGGTGGCCAGCGAAGTACGTAACTTAGCCAGCCGCAGTGCCGATGCGGCCAAAGAGATCAAGGCATTGATCGAAGCGTCGTCCAGCCAGGTGAAAGAGGGCTCAGCATTAGTCGAAAGCGCCGGTGCGACGATGCGGGATGTGGTCTCCTCGGTGCGCCGGGTGACCGATATTATGGATGAGATCTCCGCGGCCTCGCAGGAGCAGAGTTCGGGCATTGAGCAGGTCAATCAAGCGGTTGCCCAGATGGATGAAGTGACTCAGCAGAACGCGGCCCTGGTTCAGCAGGCTTCGTCAGCGGCCAGCTCGTTGGAAGAGCAGGCGGCGCGGCTTGAAAGCGTTGTTTCAGCCTTTCGTTTAGCTGATGGGGAGAGCCGTACACAACACGCCCCACTTGCCTCGCCACAGCGCTCATCTCAACATTTATCTCAACAACAGCCCGCGCTGATGCGGCCTGCGCCACGCAGCCAAGCGAGCAGCAAAACCACGGCTAGCACTGAAGATGATTGGGAAGCCTTTTAA
- a CDS encoding efflux RND transporter permease subunit, protein MVDYFLRHRAASYLMTVVLLAGGALSFLGMGQLEFPEFTIRNALITTQYPGATPEEVEQEVTSTLEESIQAMSSIKRVSSVSSDGLSQITVELESTVQNEELEQLWDSLRRKVQDAQAALPPGASQSRVNDDFGDVFGFMVNLTGDGYSMPDLADHADFLKRELALVKGVAKVSLSGEHEERIYIEVDRERLRALNIPLTRLQQLLETQNAVADSGHLKQDGRRFRITPTGSAADIEALRALIVSEGDGELVRLSDIADVSRELAEQPQQLYRDMGRPAISLGVSFESGVNVVEVGERLQQRLDALQTRTPLGMELNVVYNQPQVVDDAVSGFLVSLIQAVAIVIVVLMLFMGWRSGLLMGFILLITIIGTFMLMRFHGLQLEKISLGALIIALGMLVDNAIVVTEGMLVGLKRGSTIRDSAHQVIRQNAWPLLAATLIAIAAFAPIGLSPDTTGEFIGSLFFVLLYSLLLSWITALTLTPFYFKLFFRNVAPGDGQEDPYKGVVYRFVGRVIITGIRWRWLTLALMAVILAGAVVGFGSVKNAFFPASNTPIFFVDYRTPEGTDILETQRRVSELEKSVMEMDGVRHLTTTVGGGAQRFTLTYSPEDRYASYAQLIVETDDKATQHDRMADVEQVLERDHSDIDYKIAPLEVGPAPKAKLEARFYGSDPAVLRQLGDQVEAMFRDTPNMTSVRTSWRNRVQAIEPVFLEDTARRLGVTREDLASTLALSTSGSQVGIYRDGSDLIPIVARAIPEQRHDVDNLGSLNVWSGEQNRYITADQVIGDITTQVADPLIMRRNRERMLAVYGEPDPLSGVTAASVLADIRPRVEALDLPAGYRLEWGGEFETAGEAQSGLFASLPLGIVMMFILTVVLFNNFRQPLAIWSLVPLTIIGVVGALLITGMPFSFMALLGTLSLIGMVIKNAIVLVEEINVQLPLHQDRYHAVVRAAVSRVRPVAMAALTTMLGMIPLISDAFFASMAVALIGGLGVATLLTLIVLPVVYCVLYRIKVHADS, encoded by the coding sequence ATGGTCGACTACTTTCTACGCCATCGAGCGGCCAGCTATTTAATGACCGTGGTGCTGCTGGCGGGCGGCGCGCTGTCTTTTTTAGGCATGGGTCAACTGGAGTTTCCCGAATTTACCATCCGCAATGCGCTGATTACCACGCAGTACCCAGGCGCGACGCCTGAAGAGGTAGAGCAGGAAGTCACTTCGACCCTGGAAGAGTCTATCCAGGCGATGTCATCGATCAAACGGGTTAGCTCGGTGAGCTCCGATGGCCTATCGCAGATCACCGTTGAGCTCGAAAGTACGGTGCAGAACGAGGAGTTGGAGCAATTATGGGATTCGCTGCGCCGTAAAGTACAGGATGCCCAAGCCGCGCTTCCGCCGGGAGCGAGTCAATCCCGCGTAAATGATGACTTTGGCGATGTATTTGGTTTTATGGTCAACCTGACGGGCGACGGCTATAGCATGCCGGATCTGGCTGACCATGCTGATTTTCTCAAGCGCGAGCTCGCTTTGGTGAAGGGCGTCGCGAAGGTGTCGCTAAGCGGTGAGCACGAAGAGCGCATCTATATCGAAGTTGATCGCGAACGCCTGCGCGCACTGAATATTCCGTTAACACGATTACAGCAACTGCTTGAGACCCAAAATGCAGTGGCAGACTCAGGGCATCTTAAACAGGATGGCCGCCGTTTTCGTATCACCCCCACGGGCAGCGCGGCAGATATTGAAGCTCTGCGCGCCCTGATTGTCAGTGAGGGCGATGGCGAGCTGGTGCGGCTGAGCGATATTGCTGATGTGAGCCGCGAGCTTGCGGAACAGCCCCAGCAGCTTTACCGCGATATGGGCAGGCCGGCGATCTCGTTGGGCGTCTCCTTTGAAAGTGGGGTGAACGTTGTCGAGGTAGGAGAACGGCTACAGCAGCGTCTGGATGCACTGCAAACACGCACGCCACTGGGTATGGAGCTGAACGTCGTTTACAACCAGCCCCAGGTGGTTGACGACGCTGTATCCGGCTTCCTGGTCAGCTTGATCCAGGCGGTGGCCATTGTCATCGTGGTGCTGATGCTGTTTATGGGCTGGCGCAGCGGTCTGCTAATGGGCTTTATTCTGCTGATCACCATTATCGGCACCTTTATGCTGATGCGCTTCCACGGTTTGCAGTTGGAGAAAATCTCGCTGGGAGCGCTGATTATTGCCCTGGGAATGCTGGTAGATAACGCCATTGTGGTTACTGAAGGCATGCTGGTGGGGTTAAAGCGCGGCAGCACGATTCGCGATTCTGCGCACCAAGTGATTCGCCAAAACGCCTGGCCGTTGCTGGCGGCCACGCTGATCGCGATTGCCGCCTTTGCGCCCATCGGCTTATCGCCAGACACCACCGGTGAGTTTATCGGCTCGCTATTCTTCGTGCTGCTGTACTCACTGCTGCTGAGCTGGATCACGGCGCTGACGTTAACGCCCTTCTACTTCAAGCTGTTTTTCCGCAATGTGGCCCCCGGCGATGGACAGGAAGACCCCTACAAAGGCGTGGTTTATCGTTTTGTAGGCCGTGTCATTATCACCGGTATTCGCTGGCGCTGGTTAACCTTGGCGCTGATGGCGGTGATATTAGCAGGCGCGGTGGTCGGCTTTGGTTCGGTTAAAAATGCCTTCTTTCCGGCCTCTAATACGCCGATCTTTTTTGTCGATTATCGCACGCCGGAAGGCACTGATATCCTCGAAACTCAACGCCGCGTAAGCGAGCTTGAAAAGAGCGTGATGGAGATGGACGGCGTTCGCCACCTGACAACCACAGTGGGCGGCGGGGCGCAGCGCTTTACCCTCACCTATTCACCGGAAGACCGCTACGCAAGCTATGCGCAGTTGATTGTCGAAACCGACGATAAAGCGACGCAACACGACCGCATGGCTGACGTAGAGCAAGTGTTGGAGCGCGACCATAGCGATATCGACTATAAAATCGCCCCGTTGGAGGTCGGCCCTGCGCCTAAAGCCAAGCTAGAGGCACGCTTCTACGGCAGCGACCCGGCGGTACTTCGCCAGTTGGGCGATCAAGTTGAGGCCATGTTCCGCGATACCCCGAACATGACCAGCGTGCGCACCAGTTGGCGTAACCGCGTGCAGGCGATTGAGCCCGTTTTTCTTGAAGATACTGCACGTAGGCTGGGTGTGACCCGTGAAGACCTGGCCAGCACCCTGGCGCTGAGTACCAGTGGCAGCCAAGTGGGCATTTACCGCGACGGCAGCGACCTGATTCCGATAGTGGCGCGAGCAATTCCCGAACAGCGTCACGATGTGGATAACCTAGGCTCGCTTAACGTCTGGAGCGGAGAGCAAAACCGCTATATCACCGCCGATCAAGTCATCGGCGATATCACCACACAGGTGGCGGATCCGCTGATTATGCGTCGCAATCGCGAACGCATGCTGGCGGTGTACGGTGAGCCGGATCCGCTAAGCGGGGTGACAGCAGCCAGCGTATTGGCCGACATTCGCCCGAGGGTGGAAGCCTTGGATCTACCGGCAGGTTACCGGTTGGAGTGGGGTGGTGAGTTTGAGACCGCTGGTGAAGCGCAGAGTGGTTTATTTGCCTCACTGCCGCTGGGCATAGTGATGATGTTTATTCTCACTGTAGTGCTGTTCAATAATTTCCGCCAACCGCTGGCTATTTGGTCGCTGGTACCGCTAACGATTATTGGCGTAGTGGGCGCGTTGTTGATTACCGGGATGCCCTTCTCGTTTATGGCGCTGCTGGGCACGCTGAGCTTGATCGGTATGGTCATCAAAAATGCCATCGTATTGGTGGAAGAGATAAACGTGCAACTGCCGCTGCACCAAGACCGCTACCATGCGGTAGTGCGAGCAGCCGTCAGTCGCGTGCGTCCGGTCGCCATGGCTGCGTTAACCACCATGTTAGGCATGATCCCCCTAATTAGCGATGCCTTCTTCGCCAGCATGGCGGTCGCGCTGATCGGCGGCTTGGGTGTCGCCACGCTGTTAACTCTGATAGTGCTGCCGGTGGTTTATTGCGTACTGTACCGGATCAAGGTTCACGCCGACTCATAA
- a CDS encoding efflux RND transporter periplasmic adaptor subunit has translation MPVTLLRSLPVILALLVLTGCEQPQAQSTDATRPVKLMTLQSANAAALRQFPARVEASTRSNLSFRMAGELLELNVSPGQRVSEGEVIARIDDRNVQSELDSARSRLELAEATLERMRYTLQRGAVSQSQFDESESEWRAARATFEQAQEQVEHTKLRAPYDGVIAQVPVDNRQIVQVQETVAVIQQPGRLDVVFHLPEQIVQRIPRSNGTPFGDALAFEVRFGNSDKPYLAQLASYTTQASAQSLAYEVTLTLPQPDDITLLDGMSANVRLDLSSLQTENSVPLWLLPADAVSYAGDDPDQAQVWRFVEPENVEAVPVEVGRLTSNGLEVSGDLAAGDRVVAAGAHRLTVDTKVTPWEKEQGL, from the coding sequence GTGCCCGTTACTCTTCTCCGTTCGCTGCCCGTCATACTGGCCCTACTCGTGCTAACGGGCTGCGAGCAACCTCAGGCGCAGTCGACTGACGCCACACGGCCAGTAAAGTTGATGACATTACAGTCAGCAAATGCCGCGGCCTTGCGGCAGTTTCCGGCGCGGGTGGAAGCCTCCACCCGCAGCAATTTGTCATTTCGTATGGCCGGGGAGTTATTGGAGCTCAATGTGAGCCCCGGCCAACGGGTGAGCGAAGGCGAGGTGATTGCGCGGATTGATGATCGTAATGTGCAAAGCGAGCTGGACAGCGCCCGTTCGCGCTTGGAGCTAGCCGAGGCAACGCTAGAACGCATGCGCTATACCCTGCAGCGTGGGGCGGTCAGCCAATCCCAATTTGATGAGTCGGAAAGTGAGTGGCGGGCCGCCCGGGCCACCTTCGAACAGGCCCAAGAGCAGGTCGAGCATACCAAGCTACGCGCCCCTTACGATGGTGTGATTGCCCAAGTCCCGGTGGATAACCGCCAGATAGTCCAGGTTCAGGAAACGGTCGCGGTGATACAGCAGCCAGGGCGGTTAGATGTGGTGTTTCATCTGCCAGAGCAGATAGTGCAGCGCATACCGCGAAGTAATGGAACGCCCTTCGGAGACGCGTTGGCGTTTGAAGTGCGCTTTGGCAATAGCGATAAACCCTATCTCGCCCAGCTAGCCTCTTACACCACCCAGGCCAGCGCGCAGAGTTTGGCGTATGAAGTCACCCTAACGCTGCCCCAGCCGGACGATATCACCCTTTTAGACGGCATGAGTGCCAATGTGCGGCTCGATTTGAGCTCGCTGCAAACCGAGAATAGCGTCCCGCTGTGGCTGCTGCCCGCTGACGCGGTGAGCTATGCCGGTGATGATCCCGACCAGGCCCAGGTATGGCGATTCGTTGAGCCAGAAAACGTTGAAGCGGTTCCGGTTGAGGTTGGTCGGCTGACCTCAAACGGCCTGGAAGTCAGCGGAGACTTGGCCGCGGGGGATCGCGTTGTGGCGGCCGGAGCCCACCGTTTAACCGTGGACACCAAGGTGACCCCGTGGGAAAAAGAGCAGGGGCTTTAA